The genomic interval AGTTGATTTAATATGCACAACAGTAGGTGTTGTAGCTTCCGCCGCATATACAAAATCACCTGGTGCACCAGCCGGAGCTCCTGCTGACGTAAAACGTGCTATTGACTGTGAAGGAGCTTCTTTAAAAATTACATCTGTACCGTTATCTGTACTTAATAGCTTAAAGCCGGCAAGAGTTGATGCACTCGAAATCAACCCAACCAACACTAAACCTTTCCAATTTGTTTTCATAGACTATGTTGGGGTTTTATTTTTGTGAATGAATAACGCAATTTAAATGACAATCTATTCCCGTATCCTGCTCATTTAACATATTTTAACAAAGATATGGAATATCATAATTTACTAAAATACTTCTTCTTATTAAAACAATTTCTATGAATACTGGTTCATAAAAAAAGGGCGTCATCCTAAGAATAACGCCCTTATAAAATTTAAATTTTAAGCAATTTCAATTTCACGAGCTGGTTTTTCTTTTGCTTCTTCACGTTTTGGCAAAGAAACACTTAGAATTCCGTCTGCATAATTGGCTGCAATTTTTTCACTGTCAACAGTAACAGGCAAAGTGAACGTACGTTGGAATGAAGAATATTTAAATTCCTGACGTGTATATTTTCCGTTGTTTTCTTCTTCTTTCTGCTCTTTCTGTGCTGAAATAGTCAATTGATTTTTTTCAACATTTAATTTAAAATCAGATTTCTGCAAGCCGGGAGCCGCAACTTCAATTTTAAAACCTTCTGTATTTTCAACAACATTCACTGCCGGAACGCTTCCTGAAAATGCAGGAGCATATAATTCATTTAATAGATCTTTTCCAAAAAATCCGTTGAAGTGTTTAGGCGCGAATTGTGTTTTTACTAATGTGCTCATTGTTATGGTATGTTTGTGTTTTTAGATTTTTATTCAGTTACCCCTTTCGGTATATAGACCAACTAACAACTTTTGTACCTCTTAACTAAGACTCAAAAATATCAGACATAATGTCCGATTTGTCTCATTTTAATTAATTTATTATGACAAAATGTCTTTTTTGTATTTACAAAGTTAGCGGCAATCCAATTTCTTGCCTATTCAAACCATTTTTAAATCTATTCAAACCATTTTTTCTTTCCTGACAATCCTGTGATTTAGTTTTGATGAAAAATCTATTAGCCATGAAAGAATTACAAATTGTTCGGAGATATGAAGGAATTTTGATCTTATGCTCGACAGTTGCCTACGTAGTAATAAGCCTGATGAAAAATGCTTATGATTTTGATAATTACATTCATATGGCAAGATATCAAGGCGTTAAAGTCTCAACAATACTCAGTGATTTGTACGACTACAATAACATTACTGACTACAATATTCCAATTTCGTTCTCAGCGGTTTTTACACTTCTGGCCTGGTTCCTGTTCCATTATTTCACCTTTCCTAAAATTCAAAAGCTGGGATGGAATAATATGACACTCGGATACCTGGCCCTGACTGCCGTGCTGATAGTGCTCAGTTCTTATGTGCTGAAATATTATCCCGAATATTTTGATCACAGAAGGACTGAAACTGGTGAAATTATAGGCTTCAAAGTGTATTCTGAATACAGAATCCTTTCGGTCGTGACAGCAGCTATGTCGACATTTACACTGATTTGTATTTATGAAATGCTGGCTCAGCTATTTTACAAAATCTATGAAATAGATAACTTTTCAAAACCAATCTATTACATCATTTTGTTATTTATATTGATGGCAGACCTGCTGATTATTTTTAATTCTGCATTAGCCATTTTATTCAAGTCCTTCGGGTTGCAACAATTTTTAAGTTTTATTTTAGGAGCAATAGTCATCGTTGAATTGCAAAAATATTTCTCATCAAAAGTCACGCACAGACTGCATACTTCTAAAACTTCCGAATTATACCTTGCCAATCTGGCCATATATCTAATGTTATGTTTGGTTGGTTCCGTTCTCGTTTGGGGACAATTCTCGAACTTTGGCCAGTCCGTAGAACCAAAAGTTTTTTATCCAGCCACTTTT from Dyadobacter sp. NIV53 carries:
- a CDS encoding Hsp20/alpha crystallin family protein, with the protein product MSTLVKTQFAPKHFNGFFGKDLLNELYAPAFSGSVPAVNVVENTEGFKIEVAAPGLQKSDFKLNVEKNQLTISAQKEQKEEENNGKYTRQEFKYSSFQRTFTLPVTVDSEKIAANYADGILSVSLPKREEAKEKPAREIEIA
- a CDS encoding sensor histidine kinase produces the protein MKELQIVRRYEGILILCSTVAYVVISLMKNAYDFDNYIHMARYQGVKVSTILSDLYDYNNITDYNIPISFSAVFTLLAWFLFHYFTFPKIQKLGWNNMTLGYLALTAVLIVLSSYVLKYYPEYFDHRRTETGEIIGFKVYSEYRILSVVTAAMSTFTLICIYEMLAQLFYKIYEIDNFSKPIYYIILLFILMADLLIIFNSALAILFKSFGLQQFLSFILGAIVIVELQKYFSSKVTHRLHTSKTSELYLANLAIYLMLCLVGSVLVWGQFSNFGQSVEPKVFYPATFILFVLAPILISYIGQKEKNVLQTTISNKSAELSNLRSQINPHFLFNALNSLYATALKENSEKTADGIQKLGDMMRFMLHENNHERIPLTSEIAYLHNYIDLQRMRLDETQNIEIRVNIQEPAKEICIAPMLLNPFIENAFKHGISLLHPSWIYITLTLDADHIYFKVHNSLHIQSGNDPEESHSGIGLENVERRLKLIYPGRYNLHIQRSAQDYFASLTLNY